Proteins from a genomic interval of Halopseudomonas litoralis:
- the ftsY gene encoding signal recognition particle-docking protein FtsY, translating into MFGSKDKPEHPEQDPERNDSGKAGKKGLFGWMRRKADEPVAPAAETQPEQASEPPLQHSAPETAAVEVVPDPAEPITPEPLVDEPAVAPVAPAGSHDQVARQAAAELFSSLAEQPATTEPTPQPQEPKGFFARMRAGLSKTSANLGEGMANLFLGEKEIDDELLEEMETRLLMADVGIEATTLIMESLQQRVRRRELSNRNALYKALQNELESLLAHVAKPMVVDSEKRPYVILVVGVNGVGKTTTIGKLAKRLQGEGKQVMLAAGDTFRAAAVEQLQVWGERNSIPVIAQHTGADSASVVFDALQAAKSRGADVLIADTAGRLHNKDNLMDELKKVKRVLAKLDPEAPHEVLLVLDAGTGQNAISQTKLFDQAVGLTGLALTKLDGTAKGGVIFALAKQFGLPIRFIGVGEQIDDLRPFTAPEFVKALFGRE; encoded by the coding sequence ATGTTTGGTTCCAAAGACAAGCCAGAACACCCCGAACAGGACCCCGAGCGCAACGACAGCGGCAAGGCCGGCAAGAAAGGCCTGTTTGGCTGGATGCGCCGCAAGGCCGACGAACCGGTTGCGCCCGCGGCAGAAACGCAGCCGGAACAAGCGTCGGAACCGCCGCTGCAGCACTCTGCGCCCGAAACGGCGGCTGTTGAGGTCGTCCCCGATCCCGCCGAGCCGATAACGCCGGAACCGCTGGTCGATGAGCCCGCGGTCGCACCGGTGGCGCCTGCGGGGAGCCATGACCAGGTCGCCCGTCAGGCGGCTGCCGAGCTGTTTTCCAGTCTCGCCGAGCAGCCTGCCACCACAGAACCGACACCGCAGCCGCAGGAGCCCAAGGGGTTCTTTGCGCGCATGCGTGCCGGCCTGTCGAAAACCAGTGCCAACCTCGGCGAGGGCATGGCCAATCTGTTTCTCGGCGAAAAGGAAATCGATGACGAGCTGCTGGAGGAGATGGAAACCCGTCTGCTGATGGCCGACGTCGGTATCGAAGCCACCACCTTGATCATGGAGTCGCTGCAACAGCGCGTACGTCGCCGCGAGTTGTCCAACCGCAACGCGCTGTACAAGGCGCTGCAGAACGAACTGGAAAGCCTGCTGGCGCACGTCGCCAAACCCATGGTGGTGGACAGCGAGAAGCGCCCCTATGTGATTCTGGTGGTGGGCGTGAATGGGGTGGGCAAGACCACCACCATCGGCAAACTGGCCAAGCGTCTGCAGGGCGAGGGCAAGCAGGTGATGCTGGCTGCCGGTGATACCTTCCGCGCCGCCGCCGTCGAGCAGCTGCAGGTCTGGGGCGAGCGCAACAGCATTCCGGTGATTGCCCAGCACACCGGCGCGGATTCCGCTTCGGTGGTATTCGATGCCTTGCAGGCAGCCAAATCCCGCGGAGCGGATGTGCTGATCGCTGATACCGCCGGACGTCTGCACAACAAGGACAACCTCATGGACGAGCTGAAAAAGGTCAAGCGGGTGCTGGCCAAGCTCGATCCCGAAGCGCCTCATGAAGTGTTGCTGGTGCTGGACGCCGGTACCGGCCAGAACGCTATCAGCCAGACCAAACTGTTCGATCAGGCGGTCGGCCTGACCGGATTGGCTCTGACCAAACTCGACGGTACGGCCAAGGGTGGGGTAATCTTTGCGTTGGCCAAGCAGTTCGGCTTGCCGATCCGCTTTATCGGGGTGGGTGAGCAGATCGATGATCTGCGGCCCTTCACTGCGCCGGAATTCGTCAAGGCGCTGTTTGGACGCGAATAA
- a CDS encoding M16 family metallopeptidase: MYIAQRSLLLSLFLLIFSLAGSIQASETRLPTHEFTLDNGLKVIVREDHRAPVVVSQLWYRVGSSYEPPGRTGMSHALEHMMFKGSERLAPGQASRLLSSLGAQENAFTSRDYTAYYQILSRDQLAIALELEAERMHGLTLPEDEFLREMEVIKEERRLRVEDNPNSLAYERFLTQAYMASPYAQPVIGWMHDLDRLTVDDLREWYRLHYQPGNAILVVVGDVQVDEVRRLAERYFGPLSNAPTTPPKAPLELPGGSERSLTLHLPVQMPSLLLGFNVPSLSTAAEAWEIHALRLLEGVLDGGYSARLASNLERAQSNATSASASYDGFTRGDTLFLLSGIPNQSRDVSLEQLEQALWQQIDELKQTPPSEEELNRVQAQITAELVYAQDSISHQANQIGMLESIGLPWTLLDEDIKALEAITPEQISEVAQRYLVPERLTRAHVLPVITEEKR; the protein is encoded by the coding sequence ATGTACATCGCGCAACGTTCACTCCTGCTCAGCCTCTTTCTGCTGATCTTCAGTCTGGCCGGCAGCATTCAGGCCAGCGAGACCCGACTGCCCACCCACGAATTCACCCTGGATAACGGCCTCAAGGTCATCGTGCGTGAGGATCATCGCGCCCCTGTGGTGGTGTCGCAGCTCTGGTATCGTGTGGGCAGCAGCTACGAGCCGCCCGGGCGTACCGGTATGTCGCATGCGCTGGAACACATGATGTTCAAGGGCAGCGAACGGTTGGCGCCGGGACAGGCATCGCGTCTGCTGAGCAGCCTGGGCGCGCAGGAAAATGCCTTCACCAGCCGTGATTACACTGCCTATTATCAGATTCTCAGTCGCGACCAGCTGGCCATTGCGCTGGAGCTGGAAGCCGAGCGCATGCATGGCCTGACGCTGCCGGAGGACGAGTTCCTGCGCGAGATGGAGGTAATCAAGGAAGAACGCCGCCTGCGTGTCGAGGACAATCCCAACAGCCTGGCCTATGAGCGCTTTCTGACCCAGGCCTACATGGCCAGCCCTTATGCCCAGCCAGTGATCGGCTGGATGCATGACCTGGACCGCCTCACCGTCGATGACCTGCGCGAGTGGTACCGGCTGCATTATCAGCCGGGCAATGCCATTCTGGTGGTGGTCGGTGATGTGCAGGTGGATGAAGTCCGCCGTCTCGCCGAACGCTACTTCGGCCCGCTATCCAATGCCCCTACCACGCCGCCCAAGGCCCCGCTGGAACTGCCCGGTGGCAGCGAACGCAGCCTGACTCTGCACCTGCCGGTGCAGATGCCCAGCCTGTTGCTCGGCTTCAACGTACCCAGCCTGAGCACCGCCGCTGAAGCCTGGGAAATCCATGCCTTGCGTCTGCTCGAAGGCGTGCTCGACGGCGGCTACAGTGCCCGTCTGGCCAGCAACCTGGAGCGCGCGCAGTCTAACGCCACATCGGCCTCCGCCAGCTACGACGGTTTCACCCGCGGCGACACCCTGTTCCTGTTGAGTGGCATCCCCAATCAGTCTCGTGATGTCAGTCTGGAGCAATTGGAACAGGCGCTCTGGCAGCAGATCGACGAGCTCAAGCAGACCCCGCCCAGCGAGGAGGAACTGAACCGGGTACAGGCGCAGATAACCGCTGAGCTGGTCTATGCCCAGGACAGCATCAGTCACCAGGCCAACCAGATCGGCATGCTGGAAAGCATCGGCTTGCCCTGGACCCTGCTGGATGAAGACATTAAAGCGCTGGAAGCCATCACACCT
- the ftsX gene encoding permease-like cell division protein FtsX: MAANQPRPTDKKPQKATSGAARSRSNWRHPLRGWADSHRDSARMALGRIRDYPVSTAMIVLVMSIVLALPMGLAVLINQVERLGIDWQRAAQLSVYLQQDIKADAAQALQADIAALDEVAEAQLLDRELALVEFQQHSGLGDALQQLAYNPLPDVILVMPQSIEGGMSSMQPLRDRLAQLPGVDQVQIDMLWVERLTAILAMVERFTGGLAVLLVLTLLLVMVNTIRLAIESRRNEILVIKLVGGTDAFIRRPFLYLGVLYGLLAGILAWLLLAAGLVWLNSTVREVAALYQSDFELAGMPLQDGVTLLGGAILLGLVGAWLAVGRHAREMEPR; this comes from the coding sequence ATGGCGGCGAACCAACCACGGCCAACCGATAAGAAACCACAGAAAGCCACCAGTGGCGCCGCCCGCTCGCGGAGCAACTGGCGTCATCCGTTGCGCGGCTGGGCGGATAGTCATCGCGACAGCGCGCGTATGGCGCTGGGGCGAATTCGGGATTACCCCGTCAGCACTGCCATGATAGTACTGGTGATGAGCATAGTGCTGGCGCTGCCGATGGGGCTGGCGGTACTGATCAATCAGGTCGAGCGTCTGGGCATCGACTGGCAGCGGGCCGCCCAGCTGTCGGTCTATCTGCAACAGGACATCAAGGCCGATGCGGCGCAGGCGCTGCAGGCAGATATCGCTGCTCTTGATGAGGTGGCAGAGGCGCAATTGCTGGATCGCGAGCTGGCGCTCGTTGAGTTTCAGCAGCATTCGGGACTGGGTGATGCGCTGCAGCAACTGGCCTACAACCCGCTGCCCGACGTGATTCTGGTCATGCCGCAGAGCATCGAGGGTGGCATGTCGTCAATGCAGCCGCTGCGTGATCGACTGGCGCAATTGCCGGGGGTCGATCAGGTGCAGATCGACATGCTGTGGGTCGAGCGGCTGACAGCGATTCTGGCCATGGTCGAACGCTTCACCGGTGGGCTTGCCGTACTGCTGGTACTGACGTTGCTGCTGGTGATGGTCAATACCATCCGCCTGGCAATCGAAAGTCGGCGCAACGAGATCCTGGTGATCAAGTTGGTTGGCGGCACCGATGCCTTCATTCGCCGGCCGTTCCTGTATCTGGGTGTGCTCTATGGTCTGTTGGCCGGTATTCTGGCCTGGCTGCTGCTTGCAGCTGGCCTGGTCTGGCTGAACAGCACCGTGCGAGAGGTAGCAGCGCTGTATCAGAGTGATTTCGAACTGGCCGGGATGCCGCTGCAGGATGGCGTGACCTTGCTCGGCGGAGCCATATTGCTGGGACTGGTTGGAGCCTGGCTCGCAGTCGGTCGCCATGCCCGTGAAATGGAACCTCGGTAA
- the ftsE gene encoding cell division ATP-binding protein FtsE: MIRFDQVSKRYPNGHQGLENLSFHIRTGEMVFITGHSGAGKSTLLKLIMCMERPSSGQVHVGGQNLRDLGSHDIPYLRRQVGVVFQNHQLLFDRTVFDNVALPLIIKGTPRDEVGRRVRAALDKVGLLKRENMYPIALSGGEQQRVGIARAVVHKPALLLADEPTGNLDPALSAEIMALFEDFNRVGVTVIIASHDLPLIARLDHRMLTLNEGRLLADGE; encoded by the coding sequence ATGATCCGTTTCGATCAGGTCAGCAAGCGTTACCCCAACGGCCATCAGGGTCTGGAAAACCTGAGCTTCCATATCCGCACCGGCGAAATGGTTTTCATCACCGGCCACTCCGGCGCGGGCAAGAGCACCTTGCTCAAGCTGATCATGTGCATGGAGCGGCCAAGCTCCGGGCAGGTGCATGTCGGTGGGCAGAATCTGCGTGATCTGGGCAGCCACGATATTCCCTACCTGCGTCGCCAGGTCGGGGTGGTATTCCAGAACCACCAGCTGCTGTTCGATCGCACGGTATTCGACAACGTGGCGCTGCCGTTGATCATCAAGGGCACCCCGCGCGACGAAGTGGGCCGGCGGGTGCGTGCGGCGCTGGACAAGGTCGGTCTGCTCAAGCGCGAGAACATGTATCCGATCGCCCTGTCGGGCGGCGAACAGCAGCGCGTCGGTATTGCCCGGGCGGTGGTACACAAGCCGGCATTGCTGCTGGCTGATGAACCCACGGGTAACCTGGACCCGGCTTTGTCTGCCGAGATCATGGCCTTGTTCGAGGATTTCAACCGGGTCGGCGTGACGGTGATCATTGCCAGTCATGACCTGCCGCTGATTGCCCGGCTCGATCACCGCATGCTGACCCTGAACGAAGGTCGGCTGTTGGCCGATGGGGAATAA
- the rpoH gene encoding RNA polymerase sigma factor RpoH, translated as MSTALQPVHNLIPGANLEAYVQTVSSIPILSVEEERKLADRLFYQQDLEAARQLVMSHLRFVAHIARSYSGYGLAQADLIQEGNVGLMKAVKRFNPEMGVRLVSFAVHWIRAEIHEFILRNWRIVKVATTKAQRKLFFNLRSAKKKLAWLSHDEVNAVAEDLGVAVREVREMESRLYGQDLGFDGAQDDDDDTAYAPVHYLEDKRYDPATQLESADWSDSSSQQLQEGLAQLDERSRDILYQRWLAEEKATLHELAAKYQVSAERIRQLEKNAMNKLKKHISVEDAA; from the coding sequence ATGAGCACTGCTTTGCAGCCCGTACATAATCTGATTCCAGGTGCCAACCTGGAGGCCTATGTTCAGACCGTAAGCAGCATCCCGATTCTCAGCGTCGAGGAAGAGCGTAAGCTGGCTGATCGTTTGTTCTATCAGCAGGATCTGGAGGCAGCCCGGCAACTGGTCATGTCCCACCTGCGCTTCGTTGCGCATATCGCTCGCAGCTATTCCGGCTATGGCCTGGCCCAGGCCGATCTGATTCAGGAAGGTAACGTCGGCCTGATGAAGGCGGTCAAGCGCTTCAACCCGGAAATGGGTGTACGTCTGGTGTCTTTTGCTGTGCATTGGATTCGCGCCGAAATTCACGAATTCATTCTGCGCAACTGGCGCATCGTCAAGGTGGCCACCACCAAGGCGCAGCGCAAACTGTTCTTCAACCTGCGCAGCGCCAAGAAGAAGCTGGCCTGGCTGTCCCACGATGAAGTCAATGCCGTAGCGGAAGATCTCGGCGTTGCCGTGCGCGAAGTGCGTGAGATGGAAAGCCGGCTGTATGGTCAGGATCTGGGCTTTGATGGCGCCCAGGATGACGATGACGACACCGCCTACGCACCGGTACATTACCTGGAAGACAAGCGCTACGATCCGGCTACCCAACTCGAGAGTGCGGACTGGAGTGACAGCTCCAGCCAGCAATTGCAGGAAGGTCTGGCCCAGCTGGACGAGCGCAGCCGTGACATTCTCTATCAGCGCTGGCTGGCCGAAGAGAAGGCCACGCTGCACGAACTGGCCGCCAAGTATCAGGTGTCGGCAGAACGTATTCGTCAGCTGGAAAAAAATGCCATGAACAAGCTGAAGAAACATATCAGCGTGGAAGACGCCGCCTGA
- a CDS encoding bifunctional diguanylate cyclase/phosphodiesterase — MPHSLKSVALMLLITAVIMNLFMVTLLAVTLNSAYDRKIEEVRTTVTNLALLMDQSVTGAAREVDLVLRKVQSRLETALRVGESLETSPASELTGAGEGWIADAADIHITDATGLVQFEQQADEGRWVDYGDRDYFLTHRTNPDAGMLVSGLLRNHSGEWVHVFSRRYNDPDGRFAGVTVAAIPAQHFAGLISGLNLGPNGIALIRDLNKTLVARHPPLDAAPGRIGSVGGSQELTALLESGEQAGIFYSHGTADGVPRTDAFRRLSAMPVFVVAGLGEDDYLAIWRHDVNRAIVLGLLFLLVTAGGALLLWRQFKASDKAHRRSQMLLQHASDGIHILDEHGQLVDASEAFYQMLGYTPGELSGRHPCDWDAQHSPEEMTQLFNSLLSGGQISTFETRFRHKLGHAFAVEVSTVRVEIEGRPLLFSSARDITERKKADEDLRIAAQAFESQVGMLITDADLNILRCNQAFCRITGYSAKEVIGRQPNLLQSGRHDQRFYADMWQAINRSGAWQGEIWNKRKNGEIYPQLLSIGKVSNEHGQTTHYVASLSDISARKASEEQMRTLAFYDSLTKLPNRRLFLDRLEEARGTAKRRETYSALLVVDLNDFKILNDAEGYTAGDRMLEQVATRLISCVPHTESVARLGGDEFVVLLEDLGKHEIDAAHQAEQMGNRILQELARPYVLGETEYRGSASIGIALFGASYSILSMEPLKRAELAMSQAKSTGNSPLCFFDPQMQAQVRERSEIDAGLRMALEKQQFLLHYQPQVDDTGQIIGAEALVRWKHPEQGLISPARFIPVAEDNGLILPLGHWVLETACQQLALWADNPARAHLTIAVNISAKQLSQAHFVDQVMEVLQRTGAPAQRLKLELTESALVHEIESIIDKMNSLKMHGVGFSLDDFGTGYSSLAYLKRLPLDQLKIDQSFVRDISFDANSADIAQTIILLAERMKISVLAEGVETQLQQSALRERGCHHYQGYLFGRPMPIEEFEGELLRR; from the coding sequence ATGCCGCACAGCTTGAAATCCGTAGCCTTGATGCTGTTAATCACCGCGGTGATCATGAATCTGTTCATGGTCACGCTGTTGGCGGTTACGTTGAACTCTGCGTATGACCGCAAGATTGAAGAGGTCCGGACCACTGTAACCAACCTGGCTTTGCTGATGGATCAAAGCGTTACCGGAGCGGCTCGAGAGGTCGATCTGGTACTTAGGAAAGTGCAGTCCCGTCTGGAAACTGCGCTGCGCGTCGGCGAGAGTCTGGAAACAAGCCCGGCCAGCGAGCTGACCGGCGCCGGCGAGGGCTGGATCGCTGATGCGGCGGATATCCATATAACCGACGCTACGGGCCTTGTGCAATTTGAGCAGCAGGCGGATGAAGGCCGGTGGGTTGATTATGGCGACCGCGATTATTTCCTTACCCATAGAACCAACCCCGATGCCGGCATGCTGGTCAGCGGTCTGCTCAGGAATCACAGCGGCGAGTGGGTGCATGTATTCTCCCGGCGTTACAACGATCCGGATGGCCGTTTTGCCGGCGTAACCGTGGCGGCCATTCCAGCCCAGCATTTCGCCGGACTGATATCGGGCCTGAATCTCGGACCCAACGGTATTGCTCTGATACGCGACCTGAACAAGACCTTGGTGGCGCGGCATCCGCCGCTGGATGCTGCGCCCGGCCGCATCGGCTCGGTCGGTGGTTCGCAGGAACTGACCGCGCTGCTCGAGTCCGGTGAGCAAGCGGGTATTTTCTACAGTCACGGCACCGCTGACGGGGTGCCTCGTACCGATGCCTTCCGACGCCTGAGCGCCATGCCGGTGTTTGTGGTGGCAGGGCTGGGCGAGGACGATTACCTGGCCATCTGGCGGCATGATGTCAATCGAGCCATAGTGCTTGGCCTGTTGTTTCTGCTGGTCACTGCCGGAGGAGCGCTACTGCTGTGGCGCCAGTTCAAGGCCAGCGACAAGGCCCACCGGCGCAGCCAGATGCTGCTCCAGCATGCCAGTGATGGCATCCACATTCTTGATGAGCACGGCCAACTGGTGGATGCCAGCGAGGCCTTTTATCAGATGCTCGGCTATACCCCAGGCGAGCTGAGTGGCCGTCATCCTTGCGACTGGGATGCGCAGCATTCACCAGAGGAAATGACCCAGCTGTTCAATAGCTTATTGAGCGGCGGTCAGATCTCCACCTTCGAAACCCGGTTCCGCCACAAGCTGGGCCACGCCTTTGCGGTCGAAGTATCCACCGTACGAGTGGAGATCGAAGGTCGCCCCCTGCTCTTCAGCTCGGCCAGGGACATCACCGAGCGCAAGAAGGCAGACGAGGACCTGCGTATTGCCGCCCAGGCATTCGAATCTCAGGTCGGCATGCTCATCACCGATGCTGATCTTAATATCCTGCGATGCAACCAGGCCTTCTGCCGCATCACCGGTTACAGCGCCAAAGAAGTCATTGGACGTCAACCCAACCTGCTGCAGTCCGGCCGTCACGATCAACGCTTTTACGCCGATATGTGGCAGGCGATCAATCGCTCTGGCGCCTGGCAGGGTGAGATCTGGAACAAGCGCAAGAACGGGGAGATCTATCCGCAGCTGCTGTCCATCGGCAAGGTCAGCAACGAACATGGACAGACCACCCACTATGTCGCGTCGCTGTCCGATATCTCGGCGCGCAAGGCCAGCGAAGAGCAGATGCGCACCCTGGCCTTCTACGACTCACTGACCAAGCTGCCAAACCGGCGACTGTTTCTCGACCGTCTGGAAGAAGCCCGAGGCACAGCCAAGCGGCGCGAGACTTACAGTGCGCTGCTGGTGGTGGATCTGAATGATTTCAAGATCCTCAACGACGCCGAGGGTTATACCGCTGGTGATCGCATGCTTGAGCAGGTCGCAACGCGTCTGATCAGTTGCGTGCCACATACAGAGTCCGTCGCCAGATTGGGTGGCGACGAGTTCGTCGTGCTGCTCGAAGACCTGGGCAAGCACGAGATTGATGCCGCCCATCAGGCCGAACAGATGGGCAACCGCATTCTGCAGGAGCTGGCCCGCCCCTATGTGCTGGGCGAGACCGAGTATCGTGGCTCTGCCAGTATCGGTATCGCCCTGTTTGGCGCCAGTTATTCCATATTGTCAATGGAACCGCTCAAACGAGCCGAGCTGGCGATGTCCCAGGCCAAGAGCACCGGCAACAGTCCTTTGTGCTTCTTCGACCCGCAGATGCAGGCGCAGGTCAGAGAGCGCAGCGAAATCGACGCCGGCCTGCGCATGGCGCTGGAAAAGCAGCAGTTTCTGCTCCATTATCAGCCGCAAGTCGATGATACCGGGCAGATTATCGGCGCCGAAGCCCTGGTGCGCTGGAAGCATCCGGAACAGGGGCTGATTTCCCCGGCACGCTTCATTCCGGTGGCGGAGGACAATGGCCTGATTCTGCCCCTTGGTCACTGGGTACTGGAAACTGCCTGCCAACAACTGGCGCTCTGGGCTGACAACCCGGCTAGGGCGCACCTGACCATAGCGGTCAATATCAGCGCCAAACAGCTCTCTCAGGCGCATTTCGTTGATCAGGTAATGGAGGTGCTGCAACGTACCGGTGCGCCCGCGCAGCGATTGAAGCTGGAACTGACTGAAAGCGCCCTGGTGCATGAGATCGAAAGCATCATCGACAAGATGAATAGCCTCAAGATGCACGGCGTGGGTTTCTCGCTGGATGATTTCGGTACCGGCTATTCGTCGCTGGCCTACCTCAAGCGCCTGCCACTGGACCAACTGAAGATCGATCAAAGCTTCGTGCGCGACATTTCCTTTGACGCCAACAGTGCCGATATCGCCCAGACGATCATCCTGCTGGCCGAGCGGATGAAGATTTCCGTGCTCGCCGAAGGGGTGGAAACACAGCTGCAGCAGAGCGCTCTGCGCGAGCGAGGTTGCCATCACTACCAAGGCTATCTATTCGGCAGACCCATGCCGATCGAGGAGTTTGAAGGGGAGCTGCTGCGCCGCTGA
- the hemN gene encoding oxygen-independent coproporphyrinogen III oxidase, translated as MTQKISFNRALIEKYDRPGPRYTSYPTAPQFHQAFAMDDYRAAAKASNAAAEPKCLSVYIHIPFCKSLCYYCACNKIITHKTERAVEYLQYLKREIAMQAALFDKSRKLTQLHLGGGTPTYLTSEQLEDLMNTLRASFNMDDSDDHEFSLEVDPRTISPMQIHQLRALGFNRLSFGVQDFDEAVQAAVNRLQSEEQTRELVSAAREAQFKSVSVDLIYGLPLQTVKSFDVTLSKIIDMRPDRIAAYSYAHLPDLVRAQRLIRPQDMPPPERKLELLELTIERLTSAGYIYIGMDHFALPDDELALARENGTLQRNFQGYSTHADCDLIGIGVSSIGKVGDSYSQSVKELSQYYARLDSDMLPIHRGYNLSEDDTLRREVILDLMCQGRIDFRKFEEYYGIDFKGYFADALGQLAEPVADGLVAINEHELLLLPEGQLMLRNVAMAFDAYLGAEQKGNFSRTV; from the coding sequence ATGACGCAGAAAATCAGCTTCAACCGTGCCCTGATCGAGAAATATGACCGCCCGGGCCCACGTTACACATCCTATCCGACCGCGCCGCAATTCCATCAGGCCTTTGCCATGGACGATTACCGCGCGGCAGCCAAGGCCAGCAACGCTGCTGCCGAGCCCAAGTGCCTATCGGTGTATATCCATATTCCGTTCTGCAAGAGTCTCTGCTACTACTGCGCATGCAACAAGATCATCACCCACAAGACCGAGCGGGCGGTGGAATATCTTCAATATCTCAAGCGAGAGATCGCCATGCAGGCGGCGCTGTTCGATAAATCGCGCAAACTGACTCAGTTGCATCTGGGGGGTGGCACGCCGACCTATCTGACCAGCGAGCAGCTGGAAGACCTGATGAATACCCTGCGTGCGTCTTTCAACATGGACGACAGTGATGACCATGAGTTTTCGCTGGAAGTCGACCCGCGCACCATTTCGCCAATGCAGATTCATCAGTTGCGGGCATTGGGCTTCAACCGTCTGAGCTTCGGCGTCCAGGACTTCGACGAGGCGGTGCAGGCGGCAGTCAACCGCCTGCAGAGTGAAGAACAGACCCGCGAGCTGGTCAGTGCCGCACGTGAGGCGCAGTTCAAATCGGTCAGCGTCGATCTGATCTACGGTCTGCCGCTGCAGACCGTAAAGAGCTTCGATGTCACCCTGAGCAAGATCATCGATATGCGCCCTGATCGTATTGCGGCCTACAGCTACGCCCACCTGCCGGACCTGGTGCGCGCCCAGCGGCTGATCCGCCCGCAGGACATGCCACCGCCCGAGCGCAAGCTGGAACTGCTGGAGCTGACCATCGAGCGGCTGACTTCTGCCGGGTATATTTATATCGGCATGGACCATTTCGCGCTGCCGGACGACGAGCTGGCGCTGGCCCGGGAGAACGGTACGCTGCAACGCAACTTCCAGGGTTACTCAACCCATGCTGACTGCGACCTGATCGGAATCGGTGTGTCTTCCATCGGCAAGGTGGGTGACAGCTACAGCCAGAGCGTCAAGGAACTCTCGCAGTACTATGCGCGGCTGGACAGCGATATGCTGCCGATCCACCGGGGTTACAACCTGAGCGAGGATGACACGCTGCGCCGCGAGGTGATTCTCGATCTGATGTGTCAGGGGCGGATTGATTTCCGCAAGTTCGAAGAGTACTACGGTATCGACTTCAAAGGTTATTTCGCCGATGCCCTGGGGCAGCTGGCCGAGCCGGTTGCCGATGGGCTGGTAGCCATCAATGAGCACGAGCTATTATTGCTGCCCGAGGGGCAACTGATGCTGCGCAACGTGGCGATGGCTTTCGATGCGTACCTGGGCGCTGAGCAGAAGGGTAATTTCTCCCGCACGGTCTGA